The following coding sequences lie in one Helicobacter sp. MIT 21-1697 genomic window:
- the oadA gene encoding sodium-extruding oxaloacetate decarboxylase subunit alpha: MIKITENSLRDGHQSLLATRMRTQDLLEAAKIFDSIGFHSVEVWGGATYDTCLRYLKEDPFERLNEFKKVFVKTPLQMLLRGQNLIGYRHYADDVVEEFVRLSSEAGMDIFRIFDAFNDARNLKTSIESVKKYGKHAQGAICYTTSPVHTITSFVEYAKELVAMGCDSIAIKDMAGLLTPFAAYDLVKALKEELGVYLCLHTHSTAGFAFGAHLKAVEAGVDVLDLANSALSEGTSHPCTQSMVATLKGTEWDSGLDIAPMEAAAEILRKNRRKYKKFESQYNQIDTRVLVNQIPGGMISNMANQLKEQNALDRMDEVMNEIPNVRADFGYVPLVTPSSQIVGTQAVLNVLMGERYKTITTETRNVVKGLYGRTPAPLSEILVKKVLSEGEEIVQVRPADLLSPELKRAQEESAEFAKSAQDVISYAMFGAIAQTFLQERNANALNPEPLESYEERCDDKLPKEFEIVVNGEHYAIKIEGSGEKTDEVRPFFIRVDGELKEVFVESVCTSLEGKIIKEQKVGALPQATAPGHAKSPMPGTLTKIKVQVGDKVRQGDTLAIVEAMKMENEVLSPIDGVVKEIYATQGMQVGSDVAIMLLG; this comes from the coding sequence ATGATAAAAATCACAGAAAATAGTTTGCGAGATGGACATCAGTCGCTTTTGGCTACTCGTATGCGCACACAAGACTTGCTTGAGGCAGCAAAGATTTTTGATTCTATTGGCTTTCATAGCGTGGAAGTATGGGGTGGAGCGACTTATGATACTTGTTTGCGCTATCTCAAAGAAGACCCGTTTGAGCGATTGAATGAATTTAAAAAAGTTTTTGTTAAAACACCATTGCAAATGCTTTTACGAGGACAGAATCTTATAGGTTATCGGCATTATGCTGATGATGTAGTTGAGGAATTTGTGAGGCTTTCAAGCGAAGCAGGTATGGATATTTTTAGAATCTTTGATGCTTTTAATGATGCGCGTAATCTTAAAACTTCTATTGAAAGTGTCAAAAAATATGGCAAACACGCACAAGGAGCGATTTGCTATACAACTTCACCGGTGCATACGATTACAAGTTTTGTAGAATATGCAAAAGAGCTTGTTGCAATGGGTTGTGATTCTATTGCTATTAAAGATATGGCAGGCTTGCTTACACCCTTTGCAGCGTATGACTTGGTAAAAGCACTTAAAGAAGAACTAGGTGTATATTTATGTTTGCATACGCATTCAACTGCTGGTTTTGCATTTGGCGCGCATTTAAAGGCAGTTGAAGCGGGGGTTGATGTGTTGGATTTAGCAAATTCGGCTTTGAGTGAAGGCACGAGCCACCCTTGCACACAATCTATGGTTGCCACACTTAAAGGCACAGAGTGGGATAGTGGGCTTGATATTGCACCTATGGAGGCGGCTGCAGAAATCTTGCGTAAAAACCGCCGCAAATATAAAAAGTTTGAATCTCAATATAATCAAATTGATACGCGTGTGCTTGTCAATCAGATTCCCGGTGGTATGATTTCAAATATGGCAAATCAGCTCAAAGAGCAAAATGCTCTTGATAGAATGGACGAAGTGATGAATGAAATTCCAAATGTAAGGGCAGATTTTGGCTATGTGCCTTTAGTTACACCATCAAGTCAGATTGTCGGTACTCAAGCTGTGCTTAATGTGCTTATGGGAGAACGATACAAGACAATCACGACTGAAACGCGCAATGTTGTTAAAGGCTTATATGGACGCACACCCGCACCCTTAAGTGAAATATTGGTCAAAAAAGTTTTAAGCGAGGGTGAGGAGATTGTTCAGGTGCGTCCTGCAGATTTACTTTCTCCTGAACTTAAAAGAGCACAAGAAGAAAGCGCAGAATTTGCTAAAAGTGCGCAAGATGTTATATCTTATGCAATGTTTGGGGCTATTGCGCAAACATTTTTGCAAGAACGCAATGCAAATGCACTTAACCCTGAACCTTTAGAATCTTATGAAGAAAGATGTGATGATAAACTGCCTAAAGAATTTGAGATTGTTGTCAATGGGGAGCATTATGCTATTAAAATTGAGGGCAGTGGGGAAAAAACTGATGAGGTGCGTCCATTTTTTATACGCGTTGATGGAGAGCTTAAAGAGGTATTTGTGGAGAGTGTTTGCACCTCTTTGGAAGGCAAGATTATCAAAGAGCAAAAAGTTGGAGCTTTGCCTCAAGCAACTGCACCGGGACACGCTAAATCTCCAATGCCCGGCACACTCACAAAGATTAAAGTGCAAGTAGGTGATAAAGTTAGACAAGGCGATACACTAGCGATTGTGGAAGCTATGAAAATGGAAAATGAAGTGCTTTCTCCCATTGATGGCGTAGTAAAAGAAATTTATGCCACTCAAGGTATGCAAGTAGGCAGTGATGTAGCGATTATGTTGCTAGGATAA
- a CDS encoding YaaA family protein — translation MSIKILFSPSEGKNNPQNILKHKDYMPLESKLDSKAVREYVAFLQTASEQEIATLFGSKTLHIEELSLAQNLFNVPCIESIRLYNGVGYKALDFESLPHQAQVYLYQNLYIFSNLFGAVRADERIPYYNLHQGKGKGAFALKNLYKHLKPVIDEVLSGQEVLDLRAEAYMKVYECKCAKHYAQIVFLKDSKKVSHYAKFYRGIYARAVAQNGISHLDELVRLEIENLHLCECSHTQNATILTYEVSS, via the coding sequence ATGAGTATAAAAATTCTCTTTAGCCCAAGTGAGGGTAAAAATAATCCACAAAACATACTCAAGCATAAAGATTATATGCCCTTAGAATCTAAGCTAGATTCTAAAGCAGTGCGTGAATATGTAGCCTTTTTGCAAACTGCAAGCGAACAAGAAATAGCTACACTTTTTGGTAGCAAAACACTTCATATTGAGGAGCTAAGCTTGGCGCAAAATCTCTTCAATGTGCCGTGTATAGAATCTATTAGGCTTTATAACGGCGTGGGTTATAAGGCACTTGATTTTGAAAGTTTGCCTCATCAGGCACAAGTGTATTTGTATCAGAATCTTTATATTTTTAGCAATCTTTTTGGCGCAGTGAGAGCAGATGAGAGGATTCCTTATTATAATTTACATCAAGGCAAGGGTAAAGGTGCATTTGCACTCAAAAATCTCTATAAGCACTTAAAACCTGTGATTGATGAGGTTTTAAGTGGGCAAGAAGTGCTTGATTTACGCGCAGAAGCATATATGAAGGTTTATGAATGTAAATGTGCAAAACATTATGCTCAAATTGTATTTTTAAAAGATAGCAAGAAGGTAAGCCATTATGCGAAGTTTTATCGTGGCATTTATGCGCGTGCAGTGGCACAAAATGGAATTTCTCATCTTGATGAATTAGTGAGATTAGAAATTGAAAATTTACATTTATGTGAGTGCTCTCACACACAAAATGCTACAATATTGACTTATGAGGTATCCTCTTAG